The Novosphingobium humi DNA window CCGCAATCGACGCTGTTCGGCAAGAATGCCAGCGCGGGCGTCGTCTCGATTTCCACGATGGAGCCGCAGTTCAAGCCGGGCGGCAGCGCCGAGGTTTCCTATGGCAATTACAATGCTTTGGTCGTCAAGGGCATGTATACCACGCCGCTCAGCGATACGGTGGCCGTGAGCGTGGCGGGCGGATACAACCGCCGCGACGGCTTTGCCCATGACGGCGCCACGGGCAGCAGCACCAACAACCGCAACCGCTGGTTTGCGCGCGGGCAATTGCTCTGGGCGCCTGACAACGGGCCGCGCGTGCGGATCATTGCCGATTATTCGCAGATCAACGAAACCTGCTGCGCGGTGGTCAACCTGTTGTCCTCGTCCAGTACAGCCGCGATTCAGGCGGTGGGGGGCAAGGTCAATCCGCCCTCCAACCCCTATGGCGACGTCTATAACAATTTCCCCTCGACCAACCGCATCCGCGACTATGGCTTTTCGGCCCAGATTGACCATGAAATCCATGGGGTAAAGCTGACCTCGATCACCGCCTATCGCCACAACACCAATTACAACAATCAGGACAGCGATTTCACCTCCGCCGACCTGTTGGGCCAGAACAGCGCCAATGTGCGTATCAACACCTTTACCCAGGAATTGCGCGCCACCGCCAAGCTGGGCGAGAGGGTGAACCTGCTGCTGGGCGCTTATTATTTCAACGAGAAGATCAATCAGACCGGCGCGCTGCTTTATGGTTCGCAAATGCGCTCCTATGCTGACCTGCTGATTCGCGGCGCCAGCGCCAACACGCTCAATGTCGCCTCGCTGGAGGGTACTTTCGGTACGCTTCAGGGCAATCCGGCCAAATATACCGGCCAGTTCTTCAAACAGGGCACGGGCCTGTCGGAGGCCTATCATCTGGCCAATGAGGCGATCTCGATCTTTGGCCAGATGGACTGGAAAATCGCGCCGCGCGTGACGCTGACGGGCGGGCTGAACTATACGCGCGACAACAAGCATTATTCCACCGGCGTCGTGTCGAGCGATGTGTTTTCAGGCATTGACCTGAACGCGATGCGCACGGCCGCCACCAATGCGGGCATTGCGCAGACCATCGGCGGGCTGTTGTCGGTGCCGGGCGGCTTTGCCTCGCCGGCCCAGATCGCCGCTTTTGCCGGCGCCAACCCCACCGCCTATAATTCGGTGGTGACGGGCGTGTCGAACCAGACTGCGCAATTGCTGGCGCTGCGTGCGCTGCAATTCATGCCGCCTTTCCTCAATGTGCCCAATGCGGTCGAACCGGGGCGGACCAATGACGGCAATCTGTCCTTTACCGCGCGCGTGGCCTATGAGGCCAGCAAGCATATGAATTTCTATGCCAGCATCGGCACCGGCTTCAAGGCCAGCTCGATCAACCTCTCGCGCGACAGCCGCCCGGCGCTGTCCGATGCCGCCGCGATTGCGGCCAGCGGTCTGGCCACGACCAATCTGCGCTATGGCGGGCGTTTTGCCCGGCCGGAAAAATCCACCGTCTATGAAGTGGGGATGAAGGCCAACTGGTCGGTGGCGACGCTCAATTTTGCCGCCTTCTATCAATCGATCAAGGATTTCCAGTCGAACATCTTTACCGGCATCGGTTTCGACCTGCTCAATGCGGACAAGGAATCGGTCTATGGTTTCGAGTTTGAAGGATCGGTGCGGCCGACGAGCGAACTGACGCTGGCCGCCGCCGTCACCTATCTGGTGCCCAAGTATAACCGCTTCACCAATTCCAGCTTTGGCGACATTTCGGGCGCAAGGCCGGCCGGCATCGCGCCGATCTCGACCACCATGTCGGCCACATGGGACAAGCCGATCGGGGGCGAGCAGCACATCATCCTGCGCGGCAACTGGCATTACGAATCGCCGGTGCAGAATCAGGACGGCATGCCCGGTTTCATCACCAAGAACCCGCTGACCGGGGCGATCATTTCCTATCAGACCGGGCTGGACGCGGCGCGTCCGTTCAAGCGCACGGTTTCGGAAATCGACGCCTCGGCCACATGGCAGCTTTCCAAGAAATTCGAGCTGAGCGTGTGGGGCCGCAATCTGACCGACAACCGCTATATCACGGTGATCTTTGACAGCCCGGCCCAATCGGGCTCGATTTCCGGCTATGTCAACACGCCGCGCACCTTTGGCCTGGCGGCGCTGGCCAAATTTTAAGCCGCCGTCGATGATGAAAAAGAGGGCGGGGTGCGGTTGACGCGCCCCGCTTTTTTCATGCGGCCTTTTGCCCGCAAAGGCGTTAATCCAGTCGGACAACGGAAAGAAGGCTTGGCCGATGAATTGGATGTTCCTGCCGCTGCGGCGCTATTTCGAGATTTCGGGCCGTTCGCAAAGGCGTGAGTTCTGGCTCTATTTCATCGCCCTGTGGGTGGTGAACGGGGCGATCATGGCGCTGTTCGGTGCGCCGGTGTCCTATACCAACGGCATGAATTTCTATTGGGGCACCCAGACCAGCCTGACGGGCCAGTTCCTTGTCGGCCTGATCGCCCTGTTCACGCTGATCCCCAGCTATACGGTCAGCATCCGGCGGCTGCATGATATTGACCGGTCGGGCTGGTGGCTGCTGGTGTGGCTGGTGCCCTTTGTCGGCTGGTTCGTGCTGCTGATCTTCTTCTGCCTCGATGGCACCTATGGCCGCAACCGCTATGGCAATGACCCGCGCGGCCGCGGCATGGCGGAGGTGTTCCGTTAAAGCTCTCCCCCTAAAGCTCTCTAAGCGCCTCGGCGGGCCGCGTGCGCAGCAAGGGCAGCGACCCGCCCAGCGCAAAAGCCAGCACCAGCGCCAGCCCGCCGCCCAGCACGCCCAGCACATAGGTCCATGAGGGCAGGAAATCGAAGCTGAACAGCTCAACCACGATCAGCCAGCCCAGACCCGTGCCCAGCACCAGCGCGACCAGCGCCAAGAGGCCCGCCAGCACGCCATATTCGGCCAGCAGCAGCCCCAGCAACTGTCGCTGCCCCGCGCCCAGCACGCGCAAGATCGTGTTGTCATAGGCGCGCGAGGCCCGCGCCGCCGCAATCGCGCCCAGCAAGACCGCCACGCCCGCCAGCACCGCCACACCCGCCGCCGACAGGATCGCCGCGCTCATTTGCCCCAGCAATCCGCGCGCATCGCGCAGCAGCGGCCCCACCTCGACTACCGAGGCCGTGGGATAGGCCCGCGTCAACGCGCGCAGCAGGCCATGCTCGCGCTTGTCCGACAGGCTGATCGTGGCGGCCAGCTTGAAGGGCGCGCCCGCCAGCGCATTGGGCGAAAACACCAGCACATAATTGAACCCGAAGGAATCCCAGTCGATCCGCCGCAAGGATGCCACCTTGGCGGTCCGCTCCACGCCCAGCAGGCCGACCGTCACACTGTCGCCCACTTTCAGACCGGTGGATTTCGCCAGCTTTTCATCAACCGAAACCAACGGTTCGCCCTGATAATCGCGCGGCCACCATGCGCCATCGGTGATGACATTGCCCTCGGGCACATCCTGCGCAAAGGTCAGCCCGCGCTCACCCTTCAATTGCCATGCGTCCTCAGGGATATCCTTCATATCGGCCACGCGGGTCTGCGCGCCCGCCGGGCCATAGGCCAGAATTGCCCCGCGCAGCGTCGGCACCGTGCGTACCTTGGCCCCCGGCGCGGCCCCGGCCACGGTGGCGCGGAAACCGGCCTCATCGCCCGGTTGCAGGTCGATGGCGAAATAGTCGGGCGCCTTTTGCGGCACGCGCGCGGCAATATTGGCGTCCAGACTCGTCTGCACCACGGCCAGCACGACAAAGGCCGTCAGCCCAAAGCCCAGCGCCGTCACCAGCCGCGCGGTCTGATTGCCGGGGCGGTGAATATTGCTCAGCGCAAGGCGCAGGATCGGGCTGCGCGGACGGGGCAGATGTGCGGCCATCCGCACCAAGCCCCAGCCAAGCGCCGAGAGCAGCACAAAGGCCGCCGCCGCCCCGCCAAGGAAGATCGCAGTCGTCCGCGCCGACCCGTCGCCCAGAAATGCCAGAGCGACAAACCCGGCCAGCCCCGCGCCCACCCAGCGCCAGCTCTGCCGCCCCGAAACGGGCGCGACCCGCGCGCGCAGCAGCGCCATCGCCGGATAGGTCCGCGCCGCCAGCAAAGGCCCCGCCGCAAAGACCAGCGCCACCAGCAGGCCCCAGAGCGCCGCCCGCGCCAGCGCCCATGGCGCCAGCACAAAGCCGTCCACCACCGGCAAGACGCCCGCCAGCGCCTTCACCACCAGAGGCAGCACCGCCACCCCCGCGATCAGCCCCGCCAAGGCCCCCACCGCGGCGGCTGTGGCAATCTGCAAAACATAGATCCGCGCAATATCGCCGCTGGTCGCGCCCATCACTTTCAACGTGGCGATCACCCCGCGCCGCGCCTCCAGATAGGAGGCCGTGCCCCCGCCGATACCAATCCCGGCGATCAGCAGCGCGGCCAGACCCACCAGCACAAGAAAATCGCCCATGCGCGCGATGAAAGTCTCGGTGCCCGGCGAGGCTTTGTCGCGGGTGCGGATATCGAGGCCGTTTTCGGGAAAGCGTTTGGCCAGCCCATCGGCAATCGCGGCGGCATCACACGTCCCGGCGCAATCCATGCGCAACCGGCTGCGATACATCGCCCCCGGCGCGGTCAGGCCCGCGCCATCGGGAAAACCCATGGGCACGATGACCGTCGGCCCCAGCGCGAAACCTTCGCCAAGCCCATCGGGTTCGACCGCGATGATCCCGCCTACGCGCAGGGGCTTGCCCGCGATGGTGAAGCTGTCGCCCGGCTTGATGCCCAGCCTTTCGGCCGCCCCGCGCGCGATCCATGCCGTGCCCGCCGCCGGGGCGCCTACATGCCGCCCATCGGCCAGTTCCAGCCGCCCGACCATCGGCCAGAGCGCATCGACCGCCTTTAACTGGACCGGAGCGGTGGTATCCCCATTCGAGGCCATCGCCTGCAGCCGCTGACCATCGGAAAGGCGGCCGTAGCGGGTCAGCGCGGCGCGTTCCTCGGCGGAAATCGGGCGCTGCCAGACCGTGATCTGCACATCGCCGCCCAGGATCTGGCGCCCCTTAGCGGCCAGCCCTTCATTGATCGCCTTGGTCAGCGAACCGATCGCGGCCAGCGCCCCCACGCCCAGAAACAGGCAGGCGAGCAGCAAGCGAAGCCCGCGAAACCGCGCCGACAATTCCCGCCGCGCGATGCGCCACGCCGAGGCCCAGTTCACGCCATTTCGCCCGACGCGTATTTGTCCGAAGCATAGGTGTCGGATGGATATGTATCTGATTCTATGCGTCCGTCGGCAATCCGAATGATCCGCTGCGCCTTTTGCGCCAGCGCCTCGTCATGGGTGATGATGACCAGCGTGGCCCCGGTCTCCGCCCGCCGGGTCAGGATGAGGTCGATGATCGCCGCGCCGGTTGCGCCGTCCAGATTGCCGGTCGGTTCATCGGCAAAGAGCAGCGCCGGGCGCGGGGCCAGAGCGCGGGCAATCGCCACGCGCTGTTGCTCGCCGCCCGAAAGCTGGCTGGGGTAATGGTGCAGCCGGTGGCCAAGGCCCACGGCTTTGAGTTCCTCGGCGGCGCGGGGCCCCGCATCGGCCACGCCCGCCAGTTCGAGCGCGGTCATCACATTTTCCTGCGCCGTCATGGTGGGCAGCAGGTGGAACGCCTGCAAGACCACGCCGATCCGCCCGCGCCGGGCCAGCGCCAGTTGATCCTCGGACAGGCCCATGAAATCCGCGCCCGCCACGCTCAATTGGCCCCCGCTGGCCCGCTCCAGCCCCGAAAGCACCGCCATCAGCGAGGATTTGCCCGACCCCGACGGGCCAAGCAGCGCCACGACCTGACCATCGGGCACGGTCAGATCGATGCCTTTGAGGATCGAGGTGGCGCCATCGCCCCCAGGACCATTGGCGCCCAGGGTGAGAGTGAGGTTGCGGGCGAGGATCGCGCTCTTGCGGTCATGGGATTGGGTCACGATATGTTTATGGGTGGCCCGGCCGGATTCGGCAAGGAGGGCCCGCACGAAAGGGCAGGTTGATGAGGGCTTTGGGCGGGATGGCGGCGGTTTTGGCGCCGGTTTTGATGCTGACGGGATGCGGCGGCGCGGACAAGACGCCCCAGCCCGCGCCCAGCGCCTCGGCCGCCCCCGCACCTGTGCCCAAGGGGCCGCCGGTTCGCATCATCGCTTTGGGCGACAGTCTGTTTGCCGGATATGGTCTGCGCCCCGAACAGGCCTATCCGGTGCGGCTGGAGGCGGCTTTGCGCGCGCGCGGGGTCAATGCGCAGGTGGTCAATGCCGGGGTTTCGGGCGACACCACGCAGGACGGGCGGGCAAGGCTGGACTTTACGCTGGCGCAAGGGGCCGCGCCCGATCTGGTGATCATCAGCCTTGGCGGCAACGATATGCTGCGCGGGTTGCCGCTGGCCAGGACGAAGGACAATCTCGACGCCATTCTGGCCGAATTGGACAAGCGCAAGATCAAGGCCGTGGTGATGGGCATGCTGGCCGCGCCCAATATGGGGCCGGATTATGCGCGCGAATTCAACGCGATCTTTCCCGCGCTGGCCGCCCGGCATCATGCCGTGCTCGATCCGTTTTTCCTCAAGCCGATCTTTAACCGCCCTGATCTGCAATTGCCCGACCATATCCATCCCACCGACAAGGGCGTCGAGGCGATGGTCAGCGCGACCCTCGACAAGGTGGCGGGGGCGCTGCCGAAAGGCTGATATCGGCTCCATTTGCGTGGCAATCGTGCTGGCGGGGCGGCGGGGCGTCCTGCCAAGGCGGTGCCATGATGGAGACAATCCTCGATAGGCCCCGCATCGGCCTGTTGCCGGTGGTGCGGGCCGCGCAGGCGGCCTTGGCGCAGGGGCGCGGCTTTTCGCTGGTCCGGCTGGGCGATGGCGAGGGGGCGATGCTTTCCCACGATGCGCCGCATATGGGCGAGGATATCGCGTTCTGCCTGAATATCTGGTTCGGCGATCAGGCGATTGACGGCGATGACCGGCGCGCGATGGCGCGCGGGCTGGAACGCGCGATGCGCGAAGCCGATGTGCTGGGTCTTCCCCGCCGCGCCCAGTTGCAGGTTTCGATGCGCTATCACGAGGTCTTTGCCAATCTGGGGCGGGTATTGGGCGCTCGGCACCCGGTCGTGGGCGATATGGCGCTGCATTTCTATCTGCAATGGTCGGGCGCGCTGGGGGCGCTGGTGCGCGATGCGCGGCGGCTGGTGCTGATCGGATGCCGCGATGTGGCGGGGCAATTTGGTGCGCATTTCGATGTGCCCGTGGTGCAATGGCTGCTGCGCGGAGAGGCGCGGTTTCCGGGTATTGTGGCCGAGCCGCATTGGCCCATCGGCTATGCCCGGATGATGGCGCGGATCGGGGGGGTAGGGCCGGGCGATCTGGTGCTGGTGGGGGCGGGCGTGCTGGGCAAGGCCTATGTGGCGGGCGCGGCGCGGCGCGGGGCGGTGGCGCTGGACATGGGCAGCGTGTTTGACGGATGGGCCGGGATCATCAGCCGGGACGGGCGCATCGGCACCGGAGCGGAATTTTCGATTCCCCATCTGGCGCAGGGTGGACCGGCGGACGAGGCGATGCGGGAGCGCCTGCGTGCCTATCTGGCGGGCACGAATATTGCCGACGGGGCGATCTGAAACAGACCAATTGCCGCGTGAACGGATGCCGTAAGGGGCGCGGCAAATCGATGAAAGTAAACGCGTATCGGCATGGCATCCGGGGCAAATGCGTAATCGCCGCCGAAATGGATAGAGCCTTTGTTGCGCACCATGAGGCCCGGTTTTAGCCCTTTGCCACGAGGCGCGAAGGGATGGGGGATGGTCCCCCGGCGCGGCAATGATCAGGCAGGGATCAGGCAAAGATGAACATAGCCACGCAAGCCATGGGCGAAACAGCGCTGCGGCCGTTGCCGGGCACGGGCGGCCCGTTGTGGCGGCCCGAGGAGGTGCTGGAGCAGGGCGGGGCGCCAAAACCGGGCGCGGCGCAGGAGCGTGTCCATGAACGCGGGCAGGCCGCGCGGCGCATGGCCCTGCTGGTGCTGGGCATGCACCGGTCGGGCACCAGCGCGCTGACGCGGGTGTTCTCGCTGCTGGGGGCGGGGCTTCCCGCAACGCTGTTGGACGGCAATCCGACCAACCCCACCGGCCATTGGGAATCGGACGCGGTGCGCGGCTTCAACGACGCCGCGCTGGCCCAGATGGGGAGCGAATGGTTCGACTGGCTGGCGGTTCATGAGGGGTGGCAGCGCTCGCTGGCCTATCATGGGCAGGTTGAGCGGGCGCGCGAGGTGCTGCGCGGGGAATTTGGCGATGCCCCGCTCTTTGCGCTGAAGGACCCGCGCATGTGCCGTCTGGCGGGCTTCTGGCTGGACGTGCTGGACGCCGAAGGGATCGAGGCCGCCATTGTCATGCCGCTGCGCAACCCGCTTGAGGTGGCCGAGTCTCTGGCGCAGCGCGATGGCGTGGATGCGCAGGTCACGCTGCTGGTATGGCTGCGCCATGTGCTTGAGGCCGAGGCGGCGACGCGCGGACGCCCACGTCTGGTGATCAGCTATGATCAGGTGCTGGACCAATGGGCGCAGGTGGCCGACCGGGTGGAGCGCGAACTGGGGGTCGTGTGGCCGCGTATGCCGCTGGGCGCGGGCGAGGAGGTGGAGGCCTTTCTCTCGCGCGATCTGCGCCATCATCGCCGGTCGGACCGGGCGGTGGTGGACAATCCGCTGGTCTCGTCATGGGTGCGGCGGGCCTATGGCGTGCTGCTGGGCTGGGCCGAGGACGGCGAGCGGGCGGGCGATTACGGCGAGCTGGATGCGGTGCGCGCGGCTCTGGACGAGGCGGGGCCGGGGTTTGCGCGGCCCCTGCGCCGGATGGCCCGGCAAAAGCGGGCGCTGGAGGAGCTGAACGCGCAGAGCGCCGAGCTGATCGCCCAGCGGGCCGCACTGGAGGCGCGGGTCGCGGGTCTGGCCGATGAATTGGACCGGCGCGGGCGCGAACGGCAGGAGGCGCTCGATGGGCTGGCCGAACTGGCGCAGGCCTATCAACTGGCGCAGGCGCGGCTGGACGAAATGGCGCTGAGCGAAGGGCGGGGGGAGGATGAGCGCGCGGCCATGGCGCGCGAAATCGAGCATCTGCGTGCGCAGGCCCCTGCACAGGAGCAGCGCGCGCAAGAGGCCCAGGCCCGCGTGGCCATGCTTGAGCAGGAAGGGCAAGCCCTGCGCGCCGCGCTGGACGAACACCGGGAGCGGATGGGTGAATGGGAAAGCGCTCTGGCCCGGCGGCAGGACGAGATCGAGCAGACGCGCGCCGCGTTGGAGCAGGAACGGGAGGTGGCCGTCCGGTTGGCCGCTGAACTGGACATCGAGCAGCAGGCAGGGCTGGAACTGGCAGGGGAACTGGCGCAGGCGCAGGCACAGTCGCAGGAACAGGCCGAACAGTTGCGCGCCGCCATCGAGCAGGTGAGCGTGATGGCCGAAATGCTGACCGCGCTGCGCGCCGATCTGGCCGATCAGGGCGAGGCGCTGGCCGCCGCACGCAGGGCACAGGCCGCATGGGCGGACGAGGCGCGCAGGACAAAAGCCGCCGCGCAGGACCATCAGGCCGAGGCCACGCGCGAGATCGTCGAATTGGCCCGCCTGTTGCAGGAGGCCGAGGGCGAGGCCGCGCTGTGGCAGGGCCATTGGCAGGAGAGCGAGCAGAGTCGCGCCGCGATGGCCGCCGATCATGCCCAGACCGAGCGGTCATGGGCCGAACAGGCGCAGCGGCTTGAAGAACGCGCGGCCGAACTGGACCAGGCACGCGCCCGCGCGGTTGAGGAAGCGCAGGCCTTGCTGGCCGAGAAAGTGCGGCTGGAACAGCAATTGAGTGAACGCTTTGGCGAATTGGCCGCGATGTCGGGCCTGTTGTCGGCCGAGGCGGAAAAATCCCTGCGCTGGGCGGGGCAGGTGGAATGGCTGCGCGATGTCTGTCGGGTGATGATGCGGCGGCCGCGCTGGTGGCGTGCCTTTGGTTGGCAGAATGCACGGGCG harbors:
- a CDS encoding TonB-dependent receptor, which encodes MNQTSALRVQGALPARKAKTPVSFSTRRRIVLAAGGAGLAMALAAPAMAAEDQVNNEIVVTATKREQTLQQVPVAVTVTTADVINRAKIRDIKDLTSVVPSLRVSEHQSSAQTDFLIRGFGNGANNAGIEPSVGVFIDGVYRSRSAAQIADFPDVKRVEVLRGPQSTLFGKNASAGVVSISTMEPQFKPGGSAEVSYGNYNALVVKGMYTTPLSDTVAVSVAGGYNRRDGFAHDGATGSSTNNRNRWFARGQLLWAPDNGPRVRIIADYSQINETCCAVVNLLSSSSTAAIQAVGGKVNPPSNPYGDVYNNFPSTNRIRDYGFSAQIDHEIHGVKLTSITAYRHNTNYNNQDSDFTSADLLGQNSANVRINTFTQELRATAKLGERVNLLLGAYYFNEKINQTGALLYGSQMRSYADLLIRGASANTLNVASLEGTFGTLQGNPAKYTGQFFKQGTGLSEAYHLANEAISIFGQMDWKIAPRVTLTGGLNYTRDNKHYSTGVVSSDVFSGIDLNAMRTAATNAGIAQTIGGLLSVPGGFASPAQIAAFAGANPTAYNSVVTGVSNQTAQLLALRALQFMPPFLNVPNAVEPGRTNDGNLSFTARVAYEASKHMNFYASIGTGFKASSINLSRDSRPALSDAAAIAASGLATTNLRYGGRFARPEKSTVYEVGMKANWSVATLNFAAFYQSIKDFQSNIFTGIGFDLLNADKESVYGFEFEGSVRPTSELTLAAAVTYLVPKYNRFTNSSFGDISGARPAGIAPISTTMSATWDKPIGGEQHIILRGNWHYESPVQNQDGMPGFITKNPLTGAIISYQTGLDAARPFKRTVSEIDASATWQLSKKFELSVWGRNLTDNRYITVIFDSPAQSGSISGYVNTPRTFGLAALAKF
- a CDS encoding DUF805 domain-containing protein — its product is MNWMFLPLRRYFEISGRSQRREFWLYFIALWVVNGAIMALFGAPVSYTNGMNFYWGTQTSLTGQFLVGLIALFTLIPSYTVSIRRLHDIDRSGWWLLVWLVPFVGWFVLLIFFCLDGTYGRNRYGNDPRGRGMAEVFR
- a CDS encoding ABC transporter permease; translated protein: MNWASAWRIARRELSARFRGLRLLLACLFLGVGALAAIGSLTKAINEGLAAKGRQILGGDVQITVWQRPISAEERAALTRYGRLSDGQRLQAMASNGDTTAPVQLKAVDALWPMVGRLELADGRHVGAPAAGTAWIARGAAERLGIKPGDSFTIAGKPLRVGGIIAVEPDGLGEGFALGPTVIVPMGFPDGAGLTAPGAMYRSRLRMDCAGTCDAAAIADGLAKRFPENGLDIRTRDKASPGTETFIARMGDFLVLVGLAALLIAGIGIGGGTASYLEARRGVIATLKVMGATSGDIARIYVLQIATAAAVGALAGLIAGVAVLPLVVKALAGVLPVVDGFVLAPWALARAALWGLLVALVFAAGPLLAARTYPAMALLRARVAPVSGRQSWRWVGAGLAGFVALAFLGDGSARTTAIFLGGAAAAFVLLSALGWGLVRMAAHLPRPRSPILRLALSNIHRPGNQTARLVTALGFGLTAFVVLAVVQTSLDANIAARVPQKAPDYFAIDLQPGDEAGFRATVAGAAPGAKVRTVPTLRGAILAYGPAGAQTRVADMKDIPEDAWQLKGERGLTFAQDVPEGNVITDGAWWPRDYQGEPLVSVDEKLAKSTGLKVGDSVTVGLLGVERTAKVASLRRIDWDSFGFNYVLVFSPNALAGAPFKLAATISLSDKREHGLLRALTRAYPTASVVEVGPLLRDARGLLGQMSAAILSAAGVAVLAGVAVLLGAIAAARASRAYDNTILRVLGAGQRQLLGLLLAEYGVLAGLLALVALVLGTGLGWLIVVELFSFDFLPSWTYVLGVLGGGLALVLAFALGGSLPLLRTRPAEALREL
- a CDS encoding ABC transporter ATP-binding protein; this translates as MTQSHDRKSAILARNLTLTLGANGPGGDGATSILKGIDLTVPDGQVVALLGPSGSGKSSLMAVLSGLERASGGQLSVAGADFMGLSEDQLALARRGRIGVVLQAFHLLPTMTAQENVMTALELAGVADAGPRAAEELKAVGLGHRLHHYPSQLSGGEQQRVAIARALAPRPALLFADEPTGNLDGATGAAIIDLILTRRAETGATLVIITHDEALAQKAQRIIRIADGRIESDTYPSDTYASDKYASGEMA
- a CDS encoding arylesterase yields the protein MRALGGMAAVLAPVLMLTGCGGADKTPQPAPSASAAPAPVPKGPPVRIIALGDSLFAGYGLRPEQAYPVRLEAALRARGVNAQVVNAGVSGDTTQDGRARLDFTLAQGAAPDLVIISLGGNDMLRGLPLARTKDNLDAILAELDKRKIKAVVMGMLAAPNMGPDYAREFNAIFPALAARHHAVLDPFFLKPIFNRPDLQLPDHIHPTDKGVEAMVSATLDKVAGALPKG